Proteins co-encoded in one Cupriavidus metallidurans CH34 genomic window:
- a CDS encoding Bug family tripartite tricarboxylate transporter substrate binding protein: MLAATASLAAIPAAQANDAYPSKPIRMVVGFPSGGAPDILARIFSEKISLGQPVVVDNKPGAGGNIGAETVARSAPDGYTLALGTVGTHSINGALYSKMPYDMVKDFTPVILLASTPNVLVVHPSVPAKNVQELIALAKAKPGQLTFGTPGIGTSLHVAGELFNTMAGTKIEHVPYKGRAMAIPDLLGGHITMMFDNLPSALPVVKEGKLRALGVTSAQRSTSAPDIPTIAEQGLPGYEATSWFAVFVPAHTPKEIVAKLNAEMNRIFTLPDVQTKLKTLGLDPILGTPEKLAEYQRSEIAKWAKVVKDSGAKAD, from the coding sequence ATGCTGGCTGCCACGGCCTCGTTGGCGGCGATTCCCGCCGCGCAGGCCAACGATGCCTATCCGTCCAAGCCGATCCGCATGGTGGTTGGCTTTCCGAGCGGCGGCGCGCCGGACATTCTTGCGCGGATTTTCTCCGAGAAGATCTCACTGGGGCAGCCCGTTGTCGTCGACAACAAGCCGGGCGCGGGCGGCAACATCGGTGCGGAGACGGTAGCCCGTTCGGCGCCCGATGGTTACACGCTGGCGCTGGGCACGGTCGGCACGCACTCGATCAATGGCGCGCTGTACAGCAAGATGCCCTATGACATGGTCAAGGACTTCACGCCCGTGATCCTGTTGGCGTCCACGCCGAACGTGCTGGTCGTGCACCCCTCCGTGCCCGCGAAGAACGTGCAGGAACTGATCGCGCTGGCCAAGGCCAAGCCGGGGCAGTTGACGTTTGGCACGCCGGGCATCGGTACATCCTTGCACGTGGCGGGCGAGTTGTTCAATACGATGGCGGGAACGAAAATCGAGCATGTCCCATACAAAGGGCGGGCGATGGCCATTCCGGACTTGCTGGGCGGCCACATCACGATGATGTTCGACAACCTGCCGTCCGCGCTGCCGGTGGTGAAGGAGGGCAAGCTGCGCGCGCTGGGCGTGACCAGCGCGCAGCGGTCGACCTCCGCGCCAGATATCCCGACCATCGCCGAGCAGGGCCTGCCCGGTTACGAGGCAACATCGTGGTTCGCGGTCTTCGTGCCGGCGCATACGCCGAAAGAGATCGTGGCCAAGCTGAACGCCGAGATGAACCGCATTTTCACGCTGCCCGACGTGCAGACAAAACTCAAGACGTTGGGTCTCGATCCGATTCTCGGGACGCCTGAGAAGCTGGCCGAGTATCAACGCAGCGAGATCGCCAAGTGGGCGAAGGTTGTGAAGGACTCTGGCGCGAAGGCGGACTAA
- a CDS encoding response regulator transcription factor, which produces MIAKTIRVALADDHPLVVVALRDCLQRTPGFQVTCECTNGSELVDALTQNPVDVAVTDFSMGHGDTSLDGFNLLRKLHRRHPDTRIVVVSAQTNPGVVSRAMKLGARAFVSKEDELDEIVRACIHVTVSNGHFYSPSIRAVLDSATAAATAAPATDLTLRELDVVRLYAQGFQLTEIANKLGRSVSTISSQKTVAMRKLSVQTNTDLIRYAYENGLI; this is translated from the coding sequence ATGATTGCGAAAACCATTCGGGTGGCGCTGGCGGATGATCATCCGCTCGTCGTTGTCGCTTTGCGAGATTGCTTGCAGCGTACTCCGGGCTTCCAGGTGACATGTGAATGCACCAACGGCAGTGAACTGGTCGACGCCTTGACGCAGAATCCGGTCGACGTTGCCGTCACCGACTTCAGCATGGGGCATGGCGATACGTCGCTGGACGGATTCAATCTGTTGCGCAAACTGCACAGACGCCATCCGGACACGCGTATCGTGGTGGTCAGCGCCCAGACGAATCCTGGTGTGGTCAGCCGCGCGATGAAGCTCGGCGCGCGTGCGTTCGTCAGCAAAGAAGACGAACTCGACGAAATCGTGCGCGCCTGTATCCATGTCACCGTCAGCAACGGCCACTTCTATTCGCCGTCGATTCGGGCGGTGCTGGACAGCGCCACCGCGGCGGCCACAGCCGCCCCCGCCACGGATCTGACATTGCGTGAGCTCGATGTCGTGCGGCTCTATGCGCAGGGCTTCCAGCTCACCGAGATCGCCAACAAGCTCGGGCGGTCGGTGAGCACGATCTCCAGTCAGAAAACCGTTGCCATGCGCAAGCTGAGCGTCCAAACCAATACGGACCTTATCCGCTATGCCTATGAAAACGGTCTGATCTGA
- a CDS encoding IclR family transcriptional regulator, with product MKRTTSIPMPADTALVSADAARPAEDGDRNFVTALARGVELLRAFGPDDDFLGNAELSRRTGIPRPTVSRLTYTLASLGYLVYVEAQEKYRIGQAAMLPAQRYLSGAGIRDIAQPLMQSLAFATGCTVALAAPDRHDMVYLEVCQPRGALVMRLTPGSRLPMATSAIGKAWLAGLTSDRRGAVFAELERHHGARWASIRTKLERGLREHARRGFCMAHAEWDRSVSGAAAPVSLADGSEVLSINIGGASTRLSPEILEGNLGPRIRELADALAARLWRPG from the coding sequence ATGAAGCGCACAACCTCGATTCCGATGCCCGCCGATACCGCCCTGGTATCGGCCGATGCCGCGCGTCCCGCCGAGGACGGGGATCGGAATTTTGTGACGGCGCTGGCCCGCGGCGTGGAGTTGCTGCGTGCGTTCGGGCCGGACGATGACTTCCTTGGCAATGCGGAGTTGTCGCGTCGTACCGGCATCCCCCGACCAACGGTTTCGCGTCTGACGTACACACTGGCCAGTCTCGGATACCTCGTGTACGTCGAGGCCCAGGAGAAGTACCGTATTGGCCAGGCGGCGATGCTGCCCGCGCAGCGCTATCTCTCGGGGGCCGGCATTCGCGATATCGCGCAGCCGCTGATGCAGTCTCTGGCGTTTGCCACTGGCTGCACGGTGGCGCTGGCGGCGCCGGATCGTCACGACATGGTGTATCTCGAGGTGTGCCAGCCGCGTGGTGCGTTGGTGATGAGGCTCACGCCTGGCTCGCGGCTGCCGATGGCGACATCGGCCATCGGCAAGGCGTGGCTGGCGGGCCTGACATCCGATCGGCGAGGCGCGGTGTTCGCCGAACTCGAGCGTCACCATGGGGCGCGTTGGGCATCCATCCGTACCAAGCTTGAGCGTGGACTGCGCGAACACGCGCGACGCGGCTTCTGCATGGCGCACGCCGAGTGGGACCGTTCGGTGAGTGGCGCCGCCGCGCCGGTGAGTCTGGCGGATGGCTCGGAAGTGCTGTCGATCAACATCGGCGGGGCGTCCACGCGGCTCTCGCCCGAAATTCTTGAAGGCAATCTTGGCCCCCGCATTCGCGAGTTGGCGGACGCGCTCGCGGCAAGACTCTGGCGGCCAGGCTGA
- a CDS encoding hybrid sensor histidine kinase/response regulator translates to MQQVLDRTQESLAQAFASLARNARRQRQLYYATVGLLIAIVIVSAILLGGLAAAKQLDIRRSRLAQYVSAISLQLQSDASFLRRTTLTVAHYLNAHSDSPTDPDLLERIRRTGVAVAPDGRYTLLIPSSTQQAWGRSLPERVWQLQQIAIAALTTRLAFELDNPAYVVDANAEYAVILTPSPMSLDAVLLISEQSDPVTVLRDKIVQALQAQTGQELPRSGEQVWIGPVEDPVLHSQVMTSVAATTAGDGHRPALIASSTPVNAFLSQLKRPSGAAMLLLLNRAEDRIDISPSGSSLEVAERILSRTRRLPPDTLRLGRSGLVLVQPLRQEFGSLVYFLSYGKLFSSIYYELIAIGSLSMMLIIAIVISARYWDIHLLRHGQAEATRALENETINHILVNATPIGLCIVGQQDHVIVTSNLVADTLLGFSQGATMPARIIDALRQRPSQAFSDAFGPIAQIRVPGCANADAAQQCNSTTEAAPASKPQFLQITSAPAKYRGECVLFCAIQDVTAQQQLEQKLRSAQQATEAMMRARSNFFAAMSHEIRTPLNALLGNLELLGRSAGLEAHATRLRALQSSSEGLRRIVNDILDFSKIDAGEMKLVSAPFNPLDELESLSLSYAPMVTDRPIRFYAHLSPTLSTLLRGDRMRLAQIVNNLLGNAFKFTASGKISLSAEISRDAQGLATLVCRVRDTGDGMSQALASRVFQPFVQGETSTTAQYSGTGLGLSICARLSELMGGHISVESVEGVGSAFTVVIPFAEPAATAPPHGLTMLGGMVMVLCQETESGATLEAWLTRVGCQVHVLPASCAAHAWLCTSHPQIMVVTGEYGLDTIRSLRTVCPTNAVWITRNGPDRPAELESGIFEVSAYSHTAILAGVKAALVAPPRLVETTNRTASASENARPEAASHSPHQHGTVLVAEDNPLNRMLIAEQLETIGWASIVVNDGRQALAVLDQRVVDIVLTDIQMPVMNGYELLSAIKTKRPPLPVFAFSAVTHAGQASDWQARGFDGYIAKPVSLAELEHALHGVSSQLAVDAARSTPASTGSPTDIVAGADRERYLALLREHLQTDEPKLAGILLSRNTQALGQWAHRCAGAFLIVGATTIVKLCRAVERLCDDGNEWSPLLETEARALQAAVHDFRASPNQPEETSTT, encoded by the coding sequence ATGCAGCAAGTTCTCGATCGCACTCAGGAGTCGCTGGCGCAGGCGTTTGCTTCCCTGGCGCGCAACGCAAGACGGCAGCGTCAGCTCTACTACGCCACAGTCGGCCTCCTGATTGCGATCGTCATCGTATCGGCCATCCTGCTCGGCGGACTCGCGGCTGCCAAGCAGCTCGACATCCGGCGCAGTCGTCTTGCCCAGTATGTCAGCGCGATCTCCCTTCAACTCCAGAGCGATGCCTCATTCCTGCGCCGAACGACGCTGACGGTGGCGCATTACCTGAATGCCCACAGCGATTCGCCTACCGATCCCGATCTGCTCGAACGCATTCGTCGGACTGGCGTCGCCGTTGCTCCTGATGGCCGCTACACATTGCTGATACCCTCGAGCACGCAGCAGGCTTGGGGCCGTTCGCTCCCAGAACGCGTCTGGCAATTGCAGCAGATTGCCATCGCCGCGCTGACCACCCGCCTCGCCTTCGAACTCGACAATCCCGCCTACGTGGTCGACGCGAATGCCGAGTACGCGGTCATCCTGACACCGTCTCCAATGTCACTCGATGCGGTGCTTCTGATTTCAGAGCAAAGCGACCCTGTGACAGTACTGCGGGACAAAATCGTTCAGGCATTGCAGGCCCAGACTGGTCAGGAACTTCCGCGTAGCGGCGAGCAAGTATGGATCGGCCCCGTCGAGGATCCGGTGCTGCACTCGCAAGTGATGACGTCCGTGGCCGCTACAACGGCAGGCGACGGACACCGACCTGCGCTCATCGCATCGAGTACACCTGTCAATGCCTTCCTGTCCCAGCTCAAGCGCCCGAGCGGTGCGGCCATGCTGCTGTTGCTCAATCGCGCCGAAGACCGCATCGACATCTCCCCGTCGGGAAGCTCACTCGAAGTCGCGGAACGCATTCTCTCGCGCACGCGCCGCCTGCCCCCCGATACACTCCGGCTCGGAAGATCCGGGTTGGTGCTGGTGCAGCCATTGCGCCAGGAGTTTGGCTCCCTCGTCTATTTCCTGTCCTATGGCAAGCTATTCAGTTCGATCTACTACGAACTGATAGCCATTGGCTCCCTGAGCATGATGTTGATCATCGCAATCGTGATATCCGCGCGCTATTGGGACATTCATCTGCTGCGGCACGGCCAGGCCGAAGCTACTCGCGCGCTTGAAAACGAAACGATCAACCATATCCTCGTCAATGCCACCCCGATCGGGCTTTGCATCGTCGGCCAGCAAGACCACGTCATCGTGACCTCGAACTTGGTTGCCGACACGTTGCTTGGATTCAGTCAGGGAGCAACCATGCCCGCCCGGATCATCGACGCCCTGCGCCAACGCCCCTCGCAGGCTTTCAGTGACGCGTTCGGGCCAATTGCACAGATCAGGGTGCCCGGGTGCGCCAATGCCGACGCAGCCCAGCAGTGCAATTCCACGACGGAAGCCGCACCTGCTTCGAAGCCACAGTTTTTGCAGATTACATCAGCCCCCGCCAAGTACCGCGGAGAGTGCGTGCTCTTCTGTGCCATTCAGGACGTAACAGCACAACAACAACTCGAACAGAAGCTTCGCTCGGCCCAGCAAGCTACGGAAGCCATGATGCGTGCCCGATCAAACTTCTTTGCCGCGATGAGCCATGAGATACGCACACCACTGAATGCGCTTCTGGGCAATCTCGAACTGCTTGGGCGTAGCGCCGGCCTCGAGGCACACGCAACCCGGCTGCGCGCATTGCAGTCGTCCTCCGAAGGGCTGCGCCGCATCGTCAACGATATTCTTGATTTCTCGAAGATAGATGCTGGCGAGATGAAGCTCGTCTCCGCGCCTTTCAATCCGCTCGACGAACTTGAGAGTCTGTCCCTTTCCTACGCGCCCATGGTGACGGATCGACCGATCCGCTTCTACGCCCACCTTTCGCCTACCCTGAGTACGCTTCTGAGGGGCGATCGTATGAGGCTGGCGCAGATCGTCAACAATCTGCTTGGCAATGCGTTCAAGTTCACGGCGAGCGGGAAAATTTCGCTTAGTGCGGAAATCTCTCGAGATGCGCAAGGACTGGCGACGCTGGTCTGCCGGGTGCGAGACACCGGAGACGGCATGTCTCAGGCGCTGGCTTCCCGTGTGTTCCAACCCTTTGTGCAAGGCGAGACCAGCACCACGGCTCAATACAGCGGCACTGGACTCGGCCTCTCCATCTGCGCCCGACTTAGCGAGCTGATGGGCGGACACATCAGCGTTGAAAGCGTCGAGGGCGTGGGCAGTGCCTTCACGGTAGTCATTCCGTTTGCCGAGCCCGCGGCAACGGCCCCTCCACATGGACTGACGATGCTCGGTGGCATGGTCATGGTGCTGTGCCAGGAAACGGAATCCGGCGCCACGCTGGAAGCGTGGCTGACAAGGGTAGGCTGCCAGGTGCATGTACTGCCTGCCAGTTGCGCCGCCCACGCGTGGCTGTGTACCAGCCACCCCCAGATTATGGTTGTGACCGGAGAGTATGGACTCGACACAATCAGATCACTTCGAACCGTTTGCCCGACAAACGCCGTGTGGATCACGCGCAATGGGCCGGATCGCCCAGCAGAGCTGGAATCGGGGATCTTCGAGGTTTCCGCATACAGCCACACCGCCATCCTGGCGGGCGTCAAGGCCGCATTGGTCGCTCCTCCGCGACTGGTCGAGACAACGAACCGAACCGCCAGCGCCAGTGAAAACGCGCGGCCCGAAGCGGCTTCCCACTCGCCCCATCAGCACGGCACGGTTCTGGTCGCCGAAGACAACCCACTGAATCGCATGCTGATTGCCGAGCAACTCGAGACGATCGGCTGGGCGTCAATCGTGGTCAACGATGGGCGCCAGGCACTCGCGGTGCTCGATCAACGAGTTGTCGACATCGTGCTGACCGACATTCAGATGCCGGTAATGAACGGATATGAACTGCTATCTGCAATCAAGACCAAAAGGCCGCCGCTGCCGGTTTTCGCATTCAGCGCAGTCACGCACGCCGGTCAGGCCTCTGACTGGCAAGCGCGCGGATTTGACGGCTACATTGCCAAGCCCGTGTCGCTGGCGGAGCTAGAGCACGCCCTGCACGGCGTGTCCTCGCAACTGGCCGTAGATGCCGCGCGCTCCACGCCCGCCTCGACCGGAAGCCCCACCGACATCGTCGCGGGGGCGGATCGCGAGCGCTACCTGGCGCTGCTGCGCGAACACCTGCAAACGGACGAGCCCAAGCTTGCCGGCATCCTGCTCAGCCGCAATACCCAGGCGTTGGGCCAATGGGCTCACCGTTGCGCGGGGGCATTCCTGATCGTCGGCGCAACCACCATCGTCAAGCTTTGTCGAGCCGTAGAGCGGCTCTGCGATGACGGCAACGAGTGGTCGCCCCTCCTGGAAACAGAAGCCCGGGCATTGCAGGCTGCGGTGCATGACTTCCGTGCCAGCCCGAATCAGCCCGAGGAAACGTCAACCACCTGA
- a CDS encoding arsenic transporter, protein MPAYATPLIWSVAALSTAGVLFRPFRLPEPFWAMAGALVLCVAGLLPWRDALQAVARGNDVYLFLAGMILISELARKTGLFDHVAALAVRAARGSARKLFALVYGFGIAVTAFMSNDATAVVLTPAVIAATRAARVKHPLPYLYACAFIANAASFLLPISNPANLVLFGDRMPPLTSWLARFTLPSVVAIAMTFIVLYWTQRDALAEPIENDVPTPPLTLQAWLTTLGIMLTGAALLTASLHGQDLGWPTFIGGLLTLAVVCATQPRLLVPALKEVSWGVLPLVAGLFVLVAGLAQTGLTAQLAHWVRMLSGLQGPEAVLGAGVAGVLVGITSNIVNNLPAGLFAASALAAGHASDTVTAAVLIGVDLGPNLSITGSLATLLWLTALRREGHMVGAGTFLKTGALVMPLALLPALAVLR, encoded by the coding sequence ATGCCCGCCTACGCGACACCGCTGATCTGGAGCGTCGCGGCACTATCCACGGCGGGCGTGCTGTTCCGGCCCTTTCGCCTGCCCGAGCCGTTCTGGGCAATGGCTGGCGCGCTGGTGCTATGCGTGGCAGGACTGCTGCCATGGCGCGACGCCCTGCAAGCCGTGGCACGCGGCAACGACGTCTATCTGTTCCTGGCCGGGATGATCCTGATCTCGGAACTCGCCCGCAAGACAGGTCTGTTCGATCATGTGGCCGCGCTGGCCGTGCGCGCCGCGCGGGGGTCGGCGCGCAAGCTATTTGCGCTGGTCTATGGCTTCGGCATTGCGGTGACAGCGTTCATGTCGAACGATGCCACGGCAGTCGTCCTCACCCCCGCGGTCATCGCCGCGACACGCGCGGCACGGGTCAAGCACCCGTTACCCTATCTCTACGCCTGCGCGTTCATCGCCAATGCGGCGAGCTTTCTCCTGCCGATCTCTAATCCGGCCAACCTCGTGCTGTTCGGTGACCGCATGCCACCTCTGACCAGTTGGCTGGCACGCTTCACGCTGCCGTCGGTGGTGGCCATCGCCATGACGTTCATCGTCCTGTACTGGACGCAACGCGATGCACTGGCCGAGCCGATTGAGAACGACGTGCCGACGCCCCCTCTGACGCTCCAGGCCTGGCTGACGACGCTGGGCATCATGCTGACCGGAGCGGCACTGTTGACGGCCTCGCTGCACGGGCAGGATCTCGGCTGGCCGACGTTCATCGGTGGTCTGTTGACCCTGGCTGTCGTCTGCGCCACCCAGCCGCGACTGCTTGTGCCGGCGCTCAAGGAGGTGTCCTGGGGCGTATTGCCGTTGGTGGCCGGACTGTTCGTCCTGGTTGCCGGCCTGGCCCAGACCGGCTTGACCGCTCAGCTTGCACATTGGGTGCGGATGCTATCCGGGCTGCAAGGGCCGGAGGCCGTGCTTGGCGCCGGTGTGGCGGGCGTGCTCGTCGGCATCACGAGCAACATCGTCAACAACCTGCCGGCCGGACTGTTCGCAGCCTCGGCGCTGGCGGCAGGCCACGCCTCTGATACCGTCACGGCTGCCGTGCTGATCGGTGTGGACCTGGGCCCGAACCTGTCCATTACCGGCTCGCTGGCCACCCTGCTCTGGCTGACCGCCCTGCGCCGTGAAGGTCATATGGTCGGCGCCGGCACCTTCCTGAAGACCGGTGCGCTCGTCATGCCGCTGGCACTACTCCCGGCCCTGGCGGTACTGCGCTGA
- a CDS encoding BLUF domain-containing protein, giving the protein MLVRLLYASRARQPLDADVLDAILDTSLEQNLRHGITGVLCHSNTVFLQALEGDREAVSRLFLNIGRDDRHHHVVLLSYEEIAERAFAGWSMGRVNAGRINAATLLKYSAQGELDPCRMPGAASLALLTELIAGASIIGRGGERGRH; this is encoded by the coding sequence ATGCTAGTCCGCCTGCTCTACGCCAGCCGCGCCAGACAACCGCTTGACGCCGATGTGCTGGACGCCATCCTCGACACCAGCCTGGAACAGAACCTACGTCACGGCATCACCGGCGTGCTGTGCCACAGCAACACCGTCTTCCTCCAGGCACTGGAAGGTGATCGGGAAGCCGTCTCTCGGCTTTTCCTGAATATCGGCCGCGATGATCGCCACCACCACGTCGTGCTGCTGAGCTACGAAGAGATCGCCGAGCGGGCCTTCGCCGGCTGGTCGATGGGACGCGTCAACGCGGGCCGGATCAATGCCGCGACGCTGCTCAAGTACTCCGCGCAAGGCGAACTCGACCCCTGCCGCATGCCCGGTGCGGCATCGCTGGCACTCCTCACGGAACTGATCGCCGGAGCGTCGATCATCGGCCGCGGTGGCGAGCGAGGACGCCACTGA
- a CDS encoding SDR family oxidoreductase produces the protein MEVRNKTVIVTGGGTGIGRALVLAFARAGARGIAVADIDEAGASQVAAEAVAAAPGCQIFSQRVDVANAEAVQKLVDTATQRFGQVDVFCSNAGIILRKGLDATADEWQRIWEINVMAHIHAAKAVLPQMLERGDGYFVNTVSAAGLLSQIGSAPYAVTKHAAIGFAEWLSITYGDRGIKVSCICPQGVQTKMLFGEGGERKGFLQAGSVTAEHVAEKTLEGVANESFLILPHPEVLEYYRRKGQDYDRWLRGMRRLHDQVTKEFGNIVV, from the coding sequence ATGGAAGTTCGCAACAAGACCGTAATCGTGACCGGTGGTGGCACCGGTATTGGACGCGCCCTGGTGCTGGCGTTTGCCCGGGCCGGCGCACGCGGCATCGCCGTGGCGGATATTGACGAGGCCGGGGCGTCGCAGGTGGCTGCCGAGGCCGTGGCGGCCGCGCCAGGCTGCCAGATCTTCTCGCAACGCGTGGACGTCGCGAATGCCGAAGCCGTGCAGAAGCTGGTCGATACTGCCACGCAGCGTTTCGGTCAGGTGGACGTGTTCTGCTCGAACGCCGGCATCATCCTGCGCAAGGGCCTGGATGCCACCGCGGACGAATGGCAGCGCATCTGGGAAATCAACGTCATGGCGCATATCCACGCGGCCAAGGCCGTGCTGCCGCAGATGCTCGAACGTGGCGATGGGTACTTCGTGAACACGGTTTCGGCTGCAGGTCTGCTCTCGCAGATCGGATCGGCGCCTTATGCCGTGACCAAGCACGCGGCGATCGGCTTTGCCGAATGGCTGTCGATCACCTACGGCGACCGCGGCATCAAGGTGAGTTGCATCTGCCCGCAGGGCGTGCAGACGAAGATGCTGTTCGGCGAGGGCGGCGAGCGCAAGGGCTTCCTGCAGGCCGGTTCGGTCACGGCCGAGCACGTTGCCGAGAAGACGCTCGAAGGCGTTGCCAACGAGAGCTTCCTGATCCTGCCACACCCCGAGGTGTTGGAGTACTACCGTCGCAAGGGGCAGGACTATGATCGGTGGCTGCGTGGCATGCGTCGGCTGCACGACCAAGTCACCAAGGAGTTCGGCAACATCGTCGTTTAA
- the folE gene encoding GTP cyclohydrolase I, with translation MSHKDQSDRPEHTPTASPVSNRIRARIEAAGERFHANDNISRHIEHGELEALQAEVEARMEDVLRTLVIDVDQDHNTRETARRVAKMYLKEIFAGRYAKAPDVTEFPNVEQLNELMIVGPIRVRSACSHHLCPIIGSLWVGVMPNRHSNLIGLSKYARLAEWIMCRPQIQEEAVAQVADLLQEKMNPDGLAIVMEAEHFCMHWRGVRDTDAKMTNSVMRGSFLKDDKLRREFLTLLNLNRR, from the coding sequence ATGTCACACAAGGATCAGTCCGATCGCCCCGAGCACACGCCCACCGCCTCGCCCGTATCCAACCGGATTCGGGCGCGCATCGAGGCTGCCGGCGAGCGCTTCCACGCCAACGACAATATCTCTCGCCATATCGAGCACGGTGAACTCGAAGCCCTGCAGGCCGAGGTCGAAGCCCGCATGGAAGACGTATTACGCACGCTGGTGATCGACGTCGACCAGGATCACAACACACGCGAGACCGCTCGCCGCGTAGCCAAGATGTATCTCAAGGAGATCTTCGCGGGACGCTACGCGAAGGCGCCGGATGTGACCGAGTTTCCGAACGTGGAACAGCTCAACGAGCTGATGATCGTCGGGCCCATCCGCGTGCGCAGCGCCTGCTCTCATCACCTGTGCCCGATCATCGGCAGCTTGTGGGTGGGGGTGATGCCGAACCGCCACTCCAATCTGATCGGCCTGTCCAAGTATGCGCGACTGGCGGAATGGATCATGTGCCGGCCGCAGATCCAGGAAGAAGCCGTGGCACAGGTCGCCGATCTGCTGCAGGAGAAGATGAATCCAGACGGCCTGGCAATCGTCATGGAAGCCGAGCACTTCTGCATGCACTGGCGTGGCGTGCGCGATACCGACGCCAAGATGACCAACAGCGTCATGCGCGGCTCGTTCCTCAAGGACGACAAGCTGCGCCGTGAATTTCTCACCCTGCTGAATCTCAATCGCCGCTGA
- a CDS encoding MFS transporter: MQPHQGLPYPQRVWAILTVFCGLIMAVLDGSIANIALPSISRELNAEAASTIWVVNAYQLTVTICLLPLSSLGDILGYKRVYRTGLAIFLIGSLIAACAVNLPMLVAARVIQGIGGAGIMSVNTALVRFIYPPTKLGRGIGLNALVVGVTIAVGPSLGALILGISSWQWLFAVNVPVAIVALWISRWALPDTPAQPRAFDYPSAVLSAVVFGMFILGVDSMGHATLRVVGAIGIALAIVLGWLLVRRQRGRPAPLVPVDLFASRAFTLAVGTSFCSFMTQMLAFVALPFYLEYQLGRSLQETGLLITPWPLMVALMAALSGRLSDRYPASILAGAGLIMLTTGLIGLAWLSPTASSFDIAWRTALCGIGFGFFQSPNNRAMIGATPRERSGGASGAQATTRLLGQTTGTAVVALLFSLDNAGAARTALFAAAGVAAIGAIISFSRLRDAQPAPAEGAAEPDA, translated from the coding sequence ATGCAGCCCCATCAAGGACTCCCCTATCCCCAGCGCGTCTGGGCAATCCTGACCGTCTTCTGCGGTCTCATCATGGCCGTGCTCGATGGCTCGATCGCCAATATCGCCTTGCCATCGATCTCCCGTGAGCTCAACGCCGAAGCCGCCAGCACGATCTGGGTCGTCAACGCCTACCAGTTGACCGTTACCATCTGTCTGTTGCCGTTGTCGTCACTGGGCGACATCCTCGGCTACAAGCGTGTGTACCGGACAGGGCTGGCAATCTTCCTCATCGGATCGCTGATCGCCGCATGCGCGGTGAACCTGCCAATGCTGGTGGCGGCCCGCGTCATCCAGGGCATCGGCGGCGCCGGAATCATGAGTGTCAATACCGCGCTCGTGCGATTCATCTATCCGCCGACCAAGCTCGGACGCGGCATCGGACTCAACGCGCTGGTGGTTGGCGTGACGATCGCCGTTGGCCCGTCACTCGGCGCGCTGATCCTTGGCATCAGCAGCTGGCAGTGGCTGTTCGCGGTGAATGTACCGGTGGCCATCGTCGCGCTATGGATCTCGCGCTGGGCGCTGCCTGATACACCGGCCCAGCCGCGCGCGTTCGACTATCCCAGCGCCGTGCTGTCCGCAGTGGTCTTCGGCATGTTTATCCTCGGCGTCGACAGCATGGGCCACGCAACACTGCGCGTCGTTGGCGCGATCGGGATTGCGTTGGCCATCGTCCTTGGTTGGCTGCTGGTACGTCGGCAACGCGGACGTCCGGCGCCGCTGGTACCGGTCGATCTGTTCGCGAGCCGCGCCTTCACGCTGGCTGTCGGCACATCGTTCTGCTCGTTCATGACGCAGATGCTCGCGTTCGTGGCCTTGCCGTTCTATCTCGAGTATCAGCTTGGGCGCAGCCTGCAGGAAACAGGCTTGCTGATCACCCCGTGGCCGCTGATGGTCGCCTTAATGGCAGCGCTGTCCGGCAGGCTGTCGGATCGCTATCCGGCCAGCATCCTGGCGGGTGCGGGCCTGATCATGCTGACTACCGGGCTGATCGGCCTGGCCTGGCTCTCGCCAACCGCCAGCAGCTTCGATATCGCCTGGCGCACCGCGCTGTGCGGCATCGGCTTCGGCTTCTTCCAGTCCCCGAACAACCGGGCGATGATCGGCGCCACGCCACGTGAGCGAAGCGGCGGTGCCAGCGGTGCTCAGGCAACGACGCGTCTGCTGGGGCAGACCACGGGAACCGCGGTGGTTGCGCTGCTGTTCAGCCTCGACAACGCTGGTGCGGCGAGAACCGCGCTCTTCGCCGCCGCCGGCGTGGCAGCGATCGGCGCGATCATCAGCTTCAGCCGGCTGCGCGACGCCCAGCCCGCACCCGCCGAAGGCGCGGCCGAGCCGGACGCCTGA